From a region of the Marasmius oreades isolate 03SP1 chromosome 7, whole genome shotgun sequence genome:
- a CDS encoding uncharacterized protein (MEROPS:MER0012131; BUSCO:EOG09261I8J), with the protein MSASSAEDFEQCAHIATALLEDEELVRKYKKSITWGVQRYQNGRSSNKKRKITVFPCNDCDVPLARPFLCLHCSYAGCWNNNHMVDHLKKADHLFCVDAKSGAIFCSQCDDLCYNAKTEKMYLASVLSVEEKQTRFQVSNKPREPFKAWSPSEEERTALQGTVSIPCQGRRGLLNLGQTCFMNAVLQSFVHNPLLRNYFLGDKHNSKLCKTEDCMSCEMDKLFTEIYSDELMPFGPVSFLTTTWQKSPELSGYAQHDAHEFFCLALNSIHSSSKGSTNISCNCIIHSTFAGQLQSDVTCERCHNVTTTVDPMFDINLELKDKDKGNDGESTTLMACLRRYTQPEKLGNKEYSCDKCRKATHDASKRLTIRQLPPVLSFQLKRFEHKTSEKSASARKLDSVIRFPASLNMMPYTTFSEKDNFAGAGPEALYEYDLFAVINHEGQMNNGHYTNFARFQDQWYRFDDDKITPSTLGDCLKSSAYMCFYVKRHLEYKPHMTPAYVLVREAEAIREKEMEKEKEAAKEAARMKEVEDALLATV; encoded by the exons ATGTCAGCATCGAGCGCGGAAGACTTCGAACAATGTGCTCACATTGCGACCGCACTccttgaagatgaagaactgGTAAGGAAGTACAAAAAATCCATAACATGGGGCGTACAGCGTTATCaaaatggaagaagttctaacaaaaagagaaaa ATCACTGTGTTTCCATGCAATGATTGCGATGTACCCCTGGCTAGACCCTTCCTCTGTCTACACTGCTCGTACGCTGGGTGCTGGAACAACAACCACATGGTTGATCACCTCAAGAAGGCAGACCATCTGTTTT GCGTTGACGCAAAATCAGGTGCCATATTTTGTTCTCAATGCGACGATTTATGTTACAACGCCAAGACTGAAAAGATGTACTTGGCATCGGTTCTGTCAGTTGAAGAGAAGCAGACAAGGTTTCAAG TTTCGAATAAGCCAAGAGAGCCCTTTAAAGCGTGGTCGCCTTCGGAAGAAGAGCGTACTGCACTACAAGGAACAGTTTCAATTCCTTGTCAAG GCCGAAGGGGCCTTCTGAATCTTGGTCAGACATGCTTCATGAATGCGGTATTACAGTCCTTCGTTCACAACCCTCTCCTGAGGAACTACTTTTTGGGAGATAAGCATAACAGCAAGCTGTGTAAAACGGAGGATTGCATGTCGTGCGAAATGGACAAGCTCTTCACCGAG ATCTACTCTGACGAATTGATGCCCTTCGGACCTGTCAGCTTTTTGACGACAACATGGCAAAAATCGCCCGAATTGTCTGGTTATGCTCAGCATGATGCGCACGAATTCTTCTGTCTAGCATTGAATAGCATCCACAGCTCTAGCAAAGGATCGACAAACATCTCGTGCAACTGTATTATTCACTCCACATTCGCAGGTCAATTACAAAGCGACGTCACTTGTGAAAGATGCCATAACGTCACGACGACGGTGGATCCTATGTTCGACATTAACTTGGAGCTGAAAGATAAGGACAAAGGGAATGACGGGGAAAGTACAACTCTGATGGCCTGCCTACGAAG ATACACGCAGCCTGAGAAGCTCGGCAACAAGGAGTATAGCTGCGATAAATGTAGAAAGGCTACACAT GATGCCAGCAAACGGCTTACTATCCGACAATTGCCGCCTGTCCTGAGTTTCCAGCTTAAG CGGTTTGAACACAAAACGTCAGAAAAGTCGGCGTCAGCTCGGAAATTGGACTCCGTCATACGATTCCCAGCGTCATTGAACATGATGCCTTACACCACTTTCTCGGAGAAGGATAATTTTGC AGGTGCGGGACCCGAAGCCTTGTATGAGTACGATCTTTTCGCCGTGATCAACCACGAGGGGCAGATGAACAATGGCCATTACACAAATTTTGCCCGATTTCAAGATCAA TGGTATCGTTTCGACGACGACAA AATCACTCCTTCAACTCTCGGTGATTGTCTAAAATCTTCCGCGTACATGTGCTTCTACGTGAAGCGTCATCTAGAGTATAAGCCCCACATGACACCAGCGTATGTGTTGGTGCGGGAGGCAGAAGCGATCAGAGAAAAGGAgatggagaaagagaaggaagcgGCGAAGGAAGCGGCTCGGATGAAGGAAGTGGAGGATGCTTTGTTGGCTACTGTCTAA
- a CDS encoding uncharacterized protein (MEROPS:MER0012131; BUSCO:EOG09261I8J): MEEVLTKREKSLCFHAMIAMYPWLDPSSVYTARTLGAGTTTTWLITSRRQTICFALTQNQVPYFVLNATIYVTTPRLKRCTWHRFCQLKRSRQGFKFRISQESPLKRGRLRKKSVLHYKEQFQFLVKVSDQILVFDHRNLQMLFKGRRGLLNLGQTCFMNAVLQSFVHNPLLRNYFLGDKHNSKLCKTEDCMSCEMDKLFTEIYSDELMPFGPVSFLTTTWQKSPELSGYAQHDAHEFFCLALNSIHSSSKGSTNISCNCIIHSTFAGQLQSDVTCERCHNVTTTVDPMFDINLELKDKDKGNDGESTTLMACLRRYTQPEKLGNKEYSCDKCRKATHDASKRLTIRQLPPVLSFQLKRFEHKTSEKSASARKLDSVIRFPASLNMMPYTTFSEKDNFAGAGPEALYEYDLFAVINHEGQMNNGHYTNFARFQDQWYRFDDDKITPSTLGDCLKSSAYMCFYVKRHLEYKPHMTPAYVLVREAEAIREKEMEKEKEAAKEAARMKEVEDALLATV; this comes from the exons atggaagaagttctaacaaaaagagaaaa ATCACTGTGTTTCCATGCAATGATTGCGATGTACCCCTGGCTAGACCCTTCCTCTGTCTACACTGCTCGTACGCTGGGTGCTGGAACAACAACCACATGGTTGATCACCTCAAGAAGGCAGACCATCTGTTTT GCGTTGACGCAAAATCAGGTGCCATATTTTGTTCTCAATGCGACGATTTATGTTACAACGCCAAGACTGAAAAGATGTACTTGGCATCGGTTCTGTCAGTTGAAGAGAAGCAGACAAGGTTTCAAG TTTCGAATAAGCCAAGAGAGCCCTTTAAAGCGTGGTCGCCTTCGGAAGAAGAGCGTACTGCACTACAAGGAACAGTTTCAATTCCTTGTCAAGGTGAGCGATCAAATTCTAGTTTTTGATCACCGTAACCTTCAAATGTTGTTTAAAGGCCGAAGGGGCCTTCTGAATCTTGGTCAGACATGCTTCATGAATGCGGTATTACAGTCCTTCGTTCACAACCCTCTCCTGAGGAACTACTTTTTGGGAGATAAGCATAACAGCAAGCTGTGTAAAACGGAGGATTGCATGTCGTGCGAAATGGACAAGCTCTTCACCGAG ATCTACTCTGACGAATTGATGCCCTTCGGACCTGTCAGCTTTTTGACGACAACATGGCAAAAATCGCCCGAATTGTCTGGTTATGCTCAGCATGATGCGCACGAATTCTTCTGTCTAGCATTGAATAGCATCCACAGCTCTAGCAAAGGATCGACAAACATCTCGTGCAACTGTATTATTCACTCCACATTCGCAGGTCAATTACAAAGCGACGTCACTTGTGAAAGATGCCATAACGTCACGACGACGGTGGATCCTATGTTCGACATTAACTTGGAGCTGAAAGATAAGGACAAAGGGAATGACGGGGAAAGTACAACTCTGATGGCCTGCCTACGAAG ATACACGCAGCCTGAGAAGCTCGGCAACAAGGAGTATAGCTGCGATAAATGTAGAAAGGCTACACAT GATGCCAGCAAACGGCTTACTATCCGACAATTGCCGCCTGTCCTGAGTTTCCAGCTTAAG CGGTTTGAACACAAAACGTCAGAAAAGTCGGCGTCAGCTCGGAAATTGGACTCCGTCATACGATTCCCAGCGTCATTGAACATGATGCCTTACACCACTTTCTCGGAGAAGGATAATTTTGC AGGTGCGGGACCCGAAGCCTTGTATGAGTACGATCTTTTCGCCGTGATCAACCACGAGGGGCAGATGAACAATGGCCATTACACAAATTTTGCCCGATTTCAAGATCAA TGGTATCGTTTCGACGACGACAA AATCACTCCTTCAACTCTCGGTGATTGTCTAAAATCTTCCGCGTACATGTGCTTCTACGTGAAGCGTCATCTAGAGTATAAGCCCCACATGACACCAGCGTATGTGTTGGTGCGGGAGGCAGAAGCGATCAGAGAAAAGGAgatggagaaagagaaggaagcgGCGAAGGAAGCGGCTCGGATGAAGGAAGTGGAGGATGCTTTGTTGGCTACTGTCTAA
- a CDS encoding uncharacterized protein (BUSCO:EOG09264G0H), with translation MSGTRFSYVKNYELPDPLLPGAFVVFRLDGHSFHRFSDQHNFSKPNDLRALKLMDRAAEALMEEYPDIVLGFGESDEYSFLLRKSTALYNRRQAKIVSTLTSYFTSCYVFYWAEYFPDNPLKYPPSFDGRLVLYPGEKETRDYFSWRQADTHINNLYNTAFWALVNQGGQTTTEAHATLRGTASKEKHELLFSRFGINYNDVDARFRKGSVIVKIDLSDGTNAPVDVARVEDQATGSENMGERLGERTQTKKQRKRKNATNKTGLEILHCDIISDLFWNDRPNILNE, from the exons ATGTCCGGAACCAGGTTCTCATACGTGAAGAATTATGAGCTACCAGATCCGCTTCTTCCCGGAGCATTTGTCGTGTTCCGACTTGACGGGCATTCATTTCATCG GTTTTCTGATCAGCACAATTTCTCGAAACCGAATGATTTAAGAGCCTTGAAACTCATGGACCGTGCCGCTGAAGCTTTGATGGAGGAGTATCCGGACATCGTGCTGGGGTTTGGTGAATCTGACGAGTACAG TTTTTTACTACGGAAGTCGACAGCACTTTATAACCGCCGTCAAGCTAAGATTGTCTCGACTCTGACATCGTATTTCACGTCTTGTTATGTGTTTTATTGGGCGGAATACTTCCCAGACAATCCTCTCAAATATCCCCCATCGTTCGATGGCAGACTCGTTCTGTATCCGGGCGAAAAAGAAACCAGAGATTACTTTTCTTGGAGGCAGGCCGATA CTCATATCAATAACTTATACAATACTGCCTTTTGGGCACTCGTGAACCAAGGAGGCCAGACGACAACTGAAGCACACGCTACGCTGCGG GGGACCGCCTCCAAAGAAAAGCATGAACTCTTGTTCTCAAGGTTTGGAATAAATTACAACGACGTGGATGCACGTTTCAGGAAGGGCAGCGTGATTGTAAAAATAGAT TTATCAGATGGCACGAACGCACCCGTTGATGTCGCTCGAGTGGAAGATCAGGCGACTGGCTCAGAAAACATGGGGGAGAGGTTGGGGGAACGGACGCAGACAAAGAaacagaggaagagaaagaacgcTACTAACAAAACGGGACTGGAAATCCTCCATTGCGATATAATTTCGGATTTGTTCTGGAACGATCGCCCAAACATTCTTAATGAATGA